A genome region from Camelina sativa cultivar DH55 chromosome 10, Cs, whole genome shotgun sequence includes the following:
- the LOC104718911 gene encoding ABC transporter G family member 41 isoform X3, which translates to MEIMKEISRREKLQEIVPDPVIDAYMKAISVEGLKNNLQTDYILKILGLDICADTRAGDATRPGISGGQKRRLTTGEIVVGPATTVFMDEISNGLDSSTTFQIVSCLQQLAHIAEATILISLLQPAPETFELFDDVILMGEGKIIYHAPRADICRFFEGCGFKCPERKGVADFLQEVMSRKDQEQYWCHTSKPYSYISVDSFIKKFEESNLWLLLKEELTKPFDKTQTRKDGLCFRKYSLGKWEMLKACSRREYLLMKRNSFIYLFKSGLLVFNALVTMTVFIQVGATRDARHGNYLMGSMFTALFRLLADGLPELTLTISRMGVFSKQKDLYFHPAWAYAIPSIILKIPLSVLDTFLWTLLTYYVIGYSPEVGRFFRHFLILFTFHFSCVSMFRAIAAIFRTFVASTLTGATSVLVLALFGGFVIPRSSMPAWLGWGFWLSPLSYAEIGLTTNEFFSPRWRKLISGNTTLGEQVLDVRGLNFGRHPYWTAFGALVGFVLFFNALYLLALTYRNNPQRSRAIVSHEKNSQRSEEEFKSCPEVTSRAKTGKVILPFTPLTVTFQNVHYYIETPQGKTRQLLSDVTGALKPGVLTSLMGVSGAGKTTLLDVLSGRKTRGIIKGEIQVSGYPKVQETFARVSGYCEQFDLHSPNITVEESLKYSAWLRLPHNIDSKTKNELVNEVLETVELDDIKDSMVGLPGISGLATEQRKRLTIAVELVANPSIIFMDEPTTGLDARAAAIVMRAVKNIAETGRTVVCTIHQPSIDIFETFDELILMKNGGQLIYYGPLGKHSSKVIEYFESIPGVPKIQKNYNPATWMLDITGKSTEDKLGMDYAQAYKDSTLYRQNKMMVDQLSSASPGSEALSFPSRFSQTGWGQLKACLWKQHCSYWRNPSHNLTRIVFILLNSTLCGSLFWQKAKDINNQQDLFSIFGSMYTLVIFSGINNCATVMNFIATERNVFYRERFARMYSSWAYSFSQVLVEIPYSLLQSLLCTIIIYPAIGYQMSVYKLFWSFYSIFCSLLVFNYYGMLMVALTPNIHMALTLRSSFFSMVNLFAGFVMPKQKIPKWWIWMYYLSPTSWVLEGLLSSQYADVDKEITVFGEKKRVSAFLEDYFGYKHGSLAVVAFVLIAYAIIVASLFAFFMSKLNFQKK; encoded by the exons ATGG AAATTATGAAAGAAATCAGTAGAAGGGAGAAACTCCAAGAAATCGTTCCAGATCCTGTTATAGATGCTTACATGAAG GCAATATCTGTTGAAGGTTTGAAAAACAATTTGCAAACTGACTACATCCTAAAG ATCCTGGGACTCGATATCTGTGCAGATACACGAGCCGGAGATGCCACGAGACCTGGAATATCTGGTGGCCAGAAGAGGAGGTTGACAACAG GGGAAATAGTTGTGGGTCCAGCCACTACTGTGTTCATGGATGAAATATCGAATGGTTTGGACAGCTCAACTACGTTCCAGATAGTGTCATGTCTCCAACAATTGGCGCATATAGCTGAAGCCACCATACTGATTTCACTTCTTCAACCTGCACCAGAAACGTTTGAGCTTTTTGATGATGTGATTCTTATGGGGGAAGGAAAGATAATTTACCATGCTCCACGAGCTGATATCTGCAGATTCTTTGAAGGTTGTGGATTTAAGTGTCCAGAGAGAAAAGGCGTTGCTGACTTCCTTCAGGAG GTTATGTCTAGAAAAGATCAAGAACAATATTGGTGCCACACAAGCAAGCCCTACAGTTATATATCTGTTGATTCATTCATTAAGAAGTTTGAAGAATCAAATCTTTGGTTGCTGCTAAAGGAAGAACTGACAAAGCCGTTTGACAAAACTCAGACTCGCAAGGATGGTCTATGTTTTAGAAAATACTCACTGGGTAAATGGGAGATGCTTAAAGCTTGCTCGAGGAGAGAATATCTTCTGATGAAACGGAATTCTTTCATTTACTTGTTCAAATCTGGACTG TTAGTTTTCAATGCGTTAGTCACAATGACTGTTTTTATTCAAGTTGGAGCCACGAGAGATGCTCGTCATGGGAATTATCTTATGGGTTCTATGTTCACTGCTCTCTTTAGACTTCTTGCCGATGGGCTTCCAGAACTCACTTTGACAATCTCTAGAATGGGAGTGTTCAGCAAACAGAAAGATTTATACTTCCATCCTGCTTGGGCATATGCAATTCCTTCAATTATCCTAAAGATACCTCTATCAGTTCTTGATACATTCCTTTGGACGTTACTGACATACTATGTCATAGGTTACAGCCCCGAAGTCGGAAG GTTCTTCCGGCACTTCCTTATCTTATTTACATTCCACTTTTCATGTGTATCAATGTTTCGCGCTATAGCAGCAATCTTTCGCACTTTTGTTGCTTCAACATTAACTGGAGCTACTTCGGTATTGGTTCTCGCGTTATTTGGAGGCTTTGTTATTCCAAGAT CGTCCATGCCTGCTTGGCTGGGATGGGGATTCTGGCTATCTCCCTTATCATATGCTGAGATTGGTCTAACGACAAATGAATTTTTCTCTCCACGTTGGAGAAAG TTAATCTCTGGAAACACTACGCTGGGAGAACAAGTGTTAGATGTCCGTGGATTGAATTTTGGTAGGCATCCTTACTGGACAGCTTTTGGTGCTTTAGTCGGGTTCGTATTGTTCTTCAATGCCCTCTACTTGTTGGCCCTGACATATCGGAATA ATCCACAAAGATCCCGTGCTATTGTCTCTCATGAGAAGAACTCTCAGCGCTCAGAAGAAGAATTTAAATCCTGCCCCGAAGTTACTTCCCGAGCTAAAACAG GAAAAGTTATCTTGCCTTTCACGCCCCTCACTGTCACATTTCAAAATGTGCATTATTATATTGAAACTCCTCAG GGAAAGACGCGGCAACTTCTCTCTGATGTTACAGGTGCATTGAAGCCCGGAGTTCTCACATCTTTGATGGGGGTCAGTGGGGCAGGGAAAACGACTCTTCTTGATGTACTTTCTGGAAGGAAAACTCGCGGTATCATCAAAGGAGAGATTCAAGTAAGCGGATATCCCAAGGTTCAAGAAACATTTGCACGAGTATCAGGTTACTGTGAACAGTTTGATCTTCACTCTCCTAATATAACGGTGGAAGAGTCTTTGAAATATTCTGCTTGGCTTCGACTCCCTCATAATATTGATTCAAAGACCAAGAAC GAACTCGTCAATGAAGTCCTTGAGACAGTTGAGCTTGATGATATTAAAGATTCGATGGTGGGACTTCCTGGAATTAGTGGTTTAGCTACAGAACAACGCAAAAGGCTGACTATAGCTGTGGAGCTTGTTGCTAACCCTTCCATCATATTTATGGATGAACCTACCACAGGGCTTGATGCAAGAGCCGCTGCTATTGTTATGAGAGCTGTGAAAAATATTGCTGAGACTGGGAGAACGGTTGTTTGCACGATCCATCAGCCGAGCATAGATATCTTTGAGACATTTGATGAG CTGATCCTGATGAAAAATGGGGGTCAGCTTATCTACTATGGTCCTCTTGGAAAACATTCAAGTAAAGTGATCGAATATTTCGAG AGCATACCTGGAGTTCCAAAGATCCAAAAGAACTATAATCCAGCCACTTGGATGTTAGATATTACTGGTAAATCTACAGAGGACAAACTTGGAATGGATTATGCACAAGCATACAAGGATTCAACTCTGTACAG GCAGAACAAAATGATGGTTGATCAACTGAGTTCTGCATCTCCGGGATCAGAAGCTTTGAGCTTTCCTTCACGATTTTCACAAACAGGTTGGGGGCAACTAAAGGCTTGCCTTTGGAAACAGCATTGCTCTTATTGGAGAAACCCTTCACACAATCTCACTCGCATAGTCTTCATATTGCTCAACTCTACGCTATGTGGCTCTCTCTTCTGGCAAAAAGCTAAAGACAT AAACAATCAGCAAGATCTCTTCAGCATATTTGGCTCAATGTACACTCTCGTGATCTTTTCGGGAATAAACAACTGTGCGACAGTGATGAACTTCATTGCAACCGAACGCAATGTTTTCTACCGTGAAAGGTTTGCGCGGATGTACTCCTCATGGGCGTATTCATTTTCTCAG GTCCTAGTTGAGATTCCATACTCACTTCTCCAGTCTCTACTATGTACAATAATCATATATCCTGCGATCGGTTACCAGATGTCAGTTTACAAACTGTTTTGGAGCTTTTACAGCATCTTCTGCTCGTTGCTCGTCTTCAACTACTATGGCATGCTTATGGTTGCTTTGACGCCAAATATTCACATGGCATTGACTCTACGCTCGTCGTTTTTCTCCATGGTAAATCTATTTGCTGGCTTCGTCATGCCAAAACAG AAAATCCCAAAATGGTGGATATGGATGTATTACCTGAGCCCGACATCATGGGTGTTGGAAGGGTTACTGAGTTCGCAGTATGCAGATGTGGACAAAGAGATAACAGTatttggagaaaagaaaagagtttcaGCCTTCTTGGAAGATTACTTCGGTTACAAACATGGCTCATTGGCTGTAGTAGCGTTTGTTCTTATCGCTTATGCTATCATCGTAGCCTCTCTTTTTGCATTCTTCATGAGCAAACTCAATTTCCAAAAGAAATAG